A stretch of Ursus arctos isolate Adak ecotype North America unplaced genomic scaffold, UrsArc2.0 scaffold_4, whole genome shotgun sequence DNA encodes these proteins:
- the CLDN8 gene encoding claudin-8 — protein MATYALQIAGLVLGGVGMVGTLAVTIMPQWRVSAFIGSNIVVFENFWEGLWMNCVRQANIRMQCKVYDSLLALSPDLQASRGLMCAASVLSFLAFMTAVLGMKCTRCTGDDEKVKGHILLTAGIIFIVTGVLVLIPVSWVANSIIRDFYNPIVETAQKHELGDALYIGWTTALVLIVGGALFCCVSCYGEKSRSYRYSVPSHRTTQKSYHAEKKSPSVYSRSQYV, from the coding sequence ATGGCTACCTACGCCCTGCAAATCGCTGGACTGGTGCTCGGTGGCGTTGGCATGGTGGGCACGCTGGCTGTCACCATCATGCCTCAGTGGAGAGTGTCCGCGTTCATCGGGAGCAACATTGTGGTTTTTGAAAACTTCTGGGAAGGACTGTGGATGAATTGCGTGAGGCAAGCCAACATCAGGATGCAGTGCAAAGTCTATGACTCCCTGCTGGCTCTCTCTCCGGACCTACAGGCATCCAGGGGGCTGATGTGTGCTGCCTCTGTGCTGTCCTTCCTGGCTTTCATGACCGCCGTCCTGGGCATGAAATGCACCAGGTGCACTGGGGACGACGAGAAGGTGAAGGGTCACATCCTGCTAACGGCTGGAATCATCTTCATCGTCACAGGCGTCCTGGTGCTCATCCCGGTGAGTTGGGTCGCCAACTCCATCATCAGAGATTTCTACAACCCGATAGTGGAGACTGCCCAAAAGCATGAGCTTGGAGATGCTCTCTACATAGGCTGGACCACGGCGCTGGTGCTGATCGTTGGGGGAGCACTGTTCTGCTGTGTTTCCTGTTACGGTGAAAAGAGCAGAAGCTACAGATATTCCGTCCCTTCCCATCGCACAACCCAGAAAAGCTATCACGCGGAAAAGAAGTCCCCGAGCGTGTACTCCAGAAGTCAGTATGTGTAG